The Flaviramulus sp. BrNp1-15 genome includes the window TTTAACGGCAAGAATGAATAATGTGTTTGATACTGAGTATATCTCTGATGCTCAGGACGGTACTGGTTCTGTAACAGAAACGGCATTAGTGTATTTTGGCTACGGAAGAACCTTTAGTATAGGAGCAAAACTTAATTTCTAAAAAACTTTGAAAATGAAAAAAATAATATTTTACTTAATGATTTTAGGATTAACCTTTACCGGTTGTAATCCTTTAGATGATATTTATAGTGATATAGATGCGAAACCAAGTCCAGTTGTAGGAGCTGTAGACTATACATTAACTTCAGAAGATTATGCAGAATATGAAACAGAATTAAATGGTGAAGAATATTTTGAAGACCAAGATCAAGCTGATTTGCTAATACCAGACTTTTTAGCTGATTTATATCCTGTATGGGGTGAAGGTTCATTAGTTAATGTAGGCTATAATTTATATGATGAAACTTTAACAGAACCAATTACTGCTTCAGAAACATTATCAAACTTGAATCAAATAGACGACTATTTATCTTCAAACTATGAAACTGCTGAAAATGGAACTTTTGTAGAATTAACATATAATGCCGAAGTTTTAGCTTATACACTAAGCGATAGCGATTTTGAGAGTATAGAAGGTACTTTAGGCTCCAAGTATCCCGAGGCTACAAGTAGTGCCGCTAGATTTGGAAACTTTGAAAGAAGATCATCCAACGATGCTTACTGGTCTGATAGCATGATTTTAGAAGCGCTTACAGGATTATTAGCGTCAGAATATAACACAGGACAAGTTGTTGTAGTTAATTTCCCTATTTATGATGGTAGCCCAGGTTCAGAAACTTTTGTAGTGCAACATAATGGTTATAGTTTCTTAAAATTAGATGTTGAAGCTAGTGGTTCAGACGCTGTAGAGTATACATTGTCTGGAGATGATTATGATACTATTGCAACAGACTTAGCATCTACTTACCCAGATCCTGCCTCAAACTTAGGCAATTTTGGAAGTTTTGATGTAAGAGTTGGGTCTAGTGATAATGCTTGGACAGATGCTATGATTTTAGAAGCCCTTAATATTGTTTTACCTGTAGCTACTGAAGGTGATGTTTATGCTGTAACTTATGCCATTTACAATGGTTCTGTTGGTACAGAAACAGTAACTTTACTTTACACTGGTGGGGTATATGTTGAAAATGCGACTGTTGTTGAAGTATCTTCTATAGTTGCAAAAAACAACGGCGATTGGGAATTTCCATACACGTTTACTGAAGCAGACTTTAATTCTTTTGGATTTAGATTCCCTAATTTCAGTAGTAGCAATATATATATATTAGATATCTTTTTAGAAGATTTATTTCCTTTCGCTCAAGCTGATGATGTAACTATGGTTCAATATGCGTTTTATAATGGAGACGAAACAGTTACCAAATACGGTCACAGTATTTTTGATGGAGATAAATGGAAACTTACACCTGATGTTATTGAAACTAGTTTCCAATATGGATTTGAAAATGGTGTTTGGGTACCAGATAACACCATCAATTACACATTTTTAAGTGCTGATGTAACCTTGATTTCTGAAGCATTTATAGAAATATATCCTGGACCTGCCGATAATGTAGGGTTCTTTGGTAGTTTTGATAGAAGATCAGGTAGCTCAAACTACTGGAATGATGATATGTTATTAGAAGCATTCAATGTATTACTTGATGTTAGAGACCCAAGTGCTGCAGAAGGCCAAAAATATAAATTAACTTTTGTTGTATATACTGGTTCTACTGGTAACGAAACTAAAAGTGTAATTAAAGAAGGTGGCGTTTGGGTATATAATGAATAACCTAAATTGCTATAATTTTTAAACCGCTCCTAAAGGGGCGGTTTTTTTCTCTTTATAAAACTTTCATTATGAAAAAAAGCTTATATAAACTATCAACAATTGTCCTTTTTATGGTGTTAAGTTGCGGTAGTGATGATCCTGTAACTGTGGAAAAGCCCATTGCAGTTAATGATAACGCTTCTGTTTCAGAAAACACAACTATTACTATTAATGTATTGCAAAATGATGATTTAAAAAACAATGCCTTAATTAATACTTTTGATGAAACTTCATCAAACAACGGAACAATATATAAAACAGCCAATGATGCTTTAGTTTATACACCTAATACAAATTTTATTGGTACAGATACATTTACATATACCATATGCGATTCCTTTAGTACTCCAAATTGTTCCACTGCTACAGTAACCATAACTGTAACCGATGAAGGAAATCCAGTTGCAGTAGACGATGGATACACCGTTGAGGAGAACAATATTATAACTTTAGAAATTTTAAATAACGATAGTTTAGTAGATAATGCCGTTTTATCTAATTTGAATATTAGTTCTATAAACGGGACTGCAATTTTAAATAATGATAATACAATAACTTACACTGCATCAAATGGCTTTTCAGGAGAAGACACCTTTACATATACTCTGTGTGACAATGATGAAACACCAAACTGTTCTACAGCAACAGTAACTATTACTGTAACTGATGAAGGAAATCCAACAGCAAATAATGATGACTTCAATATCAACGAAAACAGCGAAAAAATCTTAAATGTGTTGGTAAATGACCAACTAATAGACGATGCCGTTATAGATTCTATAGATGATGCTTCAACAATTGGTACAGTAACATTAAATACTGATGGAACAATAACATATACACCTCAAACCGATTTCACAGGTAATGATTCTTTTACCTATAGCATCTGTGATGATGATGAAACACCAAACTGCTCCACAGCAACTGTTTCTATTAATGTACTAACACCTATTAACTTTAATATACCTTTAAGCATTAGTAACTATTACGATGGGGTAGTATTTAGTCAAGATAGCGACTTATTATTTGATGAAATAGAAACATTAACCGTTTCAAATCACACTACAGTTTTACAGTATTCACAAAGACATAACTATTTGTATGATGCCGATGAGGATTTAAATAACCCAGACAATGTAATTTTAATATACTCAAGTGAAAGTAGATACTGGGAAGAGTACAATTCCCCCTCAAATTCATATTCTCCACAAACATTTAATACCGAACACATTTACCCACAATCTTTATACGCTGGTGGAGAAGGTGGAGAAGCAAAAGATGAGATAGTAAAAGCAGATTTACACCATTTAAGAGCATGTGATGAAAATGTAAATAACAATAGAAGTAATAATCCTTACGGAGATGGTAATGGAAGCTCAACCTATAATCTATTTAATAGCGAGTGGTATCCTGGTAATGAATGGAAAGGTGATGTAGCTCGTATGATTATGTATTTAAATATCAGATATGGCGAATCTTTCAACCCTGTTGGTTCACTAGAATTATTCTTAAGATGGAATATTGAAGACCCTGTTTCAGAATTTGAAATGCAACGTAACGACGTTATTTATGCTGCTCAAGGCAATAGAAACCCTTTTATTGATAATCCTTATTTAGCAACTCTAATTTGGGGTGGTAATGATGCTGAAAATAAATGGGAATAGTAAGTAATTAAAAAATAACTTAAATTTAAACCGCTTCAATCTGAAGCGGTTTTTTTATGCTTTTAATTATTACATTTGTTAAATAAAATAAAAAAATACAATTATGTACGAAACAGTAAGATCACTCCACTCCTATTGGGCATATTTAGTGCTAATAGTTTTGATAATAGCAACAATGAATGCTATAATAAAAACACTGGGAAGTAAAGAGTACGAAGCAAACGATTTTAGAAAGTCATTGTTTACACTAATTGTATCTCACATTCAACTATTAATAGGGCTAGTTTTATATTTTGTATCTCCAAGACTGCAAATGTTTAGTGAGCTGGGTATGGGAGAAATTATGAAAGATTCTATAAACAGATTGTATTTAGTAGAACATCCTTTAGTTAATATAATTGCAGTTGCTCTAATTACTATAGGCTATTCTAAACATAAAAAGAAATTAACATCGCAAGCTAAATTAAAAACAATAGCTATTTTCTATTCAATAGCATTGGTACTGTTTTTATCAAGAATTCCTTGGAGTTCCTGGATTGGGTAAAAGAGAGTTTAATTACTTTCTTTAATAAGATATACATACACTGGGAAATGGTCGCTAAAACCATTACTAAACCCACCATCAGACCAACTTCTAAAAGGATAACCTTTATAAGCGCCTTGGTTTTGTATTAAATATTGTTTATTAAAAATGCCGGATTTGTAAAACCTGAAAGAGCTATAATCTTTTTCAAGTAATGGTTTTGTTACCATAATTTGATCAAATAAACTCCAAGAATCACGATAGGCTGTTGTACCTAATCCATTTCTATAAAGTTTTTCAAATGGGTTATATATACCTTTTAAATCTACTTTTCTTTTGTCTTTTTTAGTTTTTAAAACCTTTTTAACGCTTGTATTATTCGGATTATCATTTAAATCGCCCATTATAAGAATTTTTGCATATGGGTCTATAACTTGTAAGGAATCTATTAAATGTTTATTCAATTTTGCCGCAGCTACA containing:
- a CDS encoding Ig-like domain-containing protein; translated protein: MKKSLYKLSTIVLFMVLSCGSDDPVTVEKPIAVNDNASVSENTTITINVLQNDDLKNNALINTFDETSSNNGTIYKTANDALVYTPNTNFIGTDTFTYTICDSFSTPNCSTATVTITVTDEGNPVAVDDGYTVEENNIITLEILNNDSLVDNAVLSNLNISSINGTAILNNDNTITYTASNGFSGEDTFTYTLCDNDETPNCSTATVTITVTDEGNPTANNDDFNINENSEKILNVLVNDQLIDDAVIDSIDDASTIGTVTLNTDGTITYTPQTDFTGNDSFTYSICDDDETPNCSTATVSINVLTPINFNIPLSISNYYDGVVFSQDSDLLFDEIETLTVSNHTTVLQYSQRHNYLYDADEDLNNPDNVILIYSSESRYWEEYNSPSNSYSPQTFNTEHIYPQSLYAGGEGGEAKDEIVKADLHHLRACDENVNNNRSNNPYGDGNGSSTYNLFNSEWYPGNEWKGDVARMIMYLNIRYGESFNPVGSLELFLRWNIEDPVSEFEMQRNDVIYAAQGNRNPFIDNPYLATLIWGGNDAENKWE